CACTATGAGTGAGGTCAAGAAGAGAATTCAAGCTGATCTAGCCCAAGCGATGAAAGCCCGGGAAGAAACCCGGACCGCTACTTTGCGGATGTTACTGTCCGCAATTATTTATGAGGAAACAAGCGGGGAACAACATGAACTCAGTGAGGCGGAGTTCCTGGCGGTTGTGGCTCGGGAGATAAAGAAACGTCGGGAGTCTGCGGAGGTGTATCGGAGCAACAACCGCGATGATCTTGCCGATCAGGAAGAGGCTGAAGCAGAGATCTTAGGCCAATACCAGCCCGAACAATTAACTGACAAAGAGGTAGAACAGCTAGTCGCTGAAGTAGTGGCCACCGAGTGTGGGGACAGCTACAGCATGAAAGACATGGGGAAGGTCATGAGGTCTGCCCAAGAAAAAGCCGCTGGGAGAGTTGATGGGAAACGACTCTCCGCAGCGGTTAAAGCTGCCTTGCAGGCTTAAGTAGACAGCAGATTAGAAGCCCAGGGTGTTTCGTAGATCCCGGGTGAGTTGATCAATTTGGGTTTGGATGTCTGGCACGGGCTGACCCAAGTTAGGGTCAGGGCGACGGCTGCGGCCGTCGGAGACTTCTAACACAACTGGGTTATCGCGGGTGAGGGGGCCACCATCGGCCGATGCTGCGTTCATGACCGTGCCGCGCGGGGTTCCATTCCCAAACACCATCCGGGTAGTGACGCGGAATCCCTGCTCCTGGAGGGTGCGGGTAGCATCTGCTTCGGACATCCCAACTACGGCGTTGATGCTGTTTTGGTTAGCGCCCAAGTTAAAGCTGGGATTATGCCCACCAATTCCACCGTTGACCGCAGCGGGCACTTGTTGCGCCATGGCAAACCAAGTGCGAGCCGGCTCCATTCCTCCGAACATGGTGCCGGAAGAACACTGCCGGGCGGGGC
This genomic interval from Corynebacterium poyangense contains the following:
- a CDS encoding GatB/YqeY domain-containing protein; translated protein: MSEVKKRIQADLAQAMKAREETRTATLRMLLSAIIYEETSGEQHELSEAEFLAVVAREIKKRRESAEVYRSNNRDDLADQEEAEAEILGQYQPEQLTDKEVEQLVAEVVATECGDSYSMKDMGKVMRSAQEKAAGRVDGKRLSAAVKAALQA